A stretch of Ipomoea triloba cultivar NCNSP0323 chromosome 11, ASM357664v1 DNA encodes these proteins:
- the LOC115997125 gene encoding UDP-glycosyltransferase 89B2-like: MTGVHILIFPYPAQGHMLPLLDFAHQLASRGVTITILVTPKNLHLLNALLSVHPSIGTLVLPFPANQNLPAGVENVKELPPDGFRHMMRNLRELRGEIVEWFRRHPSPPTAIVSDLFLGFTNDVAAEVGVRRYVFSSSGAFALSVIYSLWREMPKRENPNDDGEVLRFPDIPSCPEFPWWQISPVYRNYADGDQNDEFFRECFLANILSYGLVCNSFTELERVYFKHLMEYLGHDRVWAVGPLLPLEKGQAERGGLSSISTTDIISWLDSCQDNSVVYVCFGSQSILTNQQMEAIALGLEKSGVRFIWSTRGPTKGHVEEGYNSIPPGFEDRVAGRGMVIKGWAPQVLILQHQAVGAFLSHCGWNSTLEGIVAGVPLLTWPMGADQYTNAILIADEHRIGTRASEGDETVPNSDELAQILIDSLSQEGKGVEQRERALHLRQTTMDSVNKGGDSFNNLEDFVMHLFEEASKM; this comes from the coding sequence ATGACCGGCGTGCATATCCTAATCTTCCCCTACCCTGCTCAAGGCCACATGTTACCGCTCTTAGACTTCGCTCACCAACTTGCCTCCCGTGGCGTCACAATTACCATTCTTGTCACCCCAAAAAACCTCCATCTCTTAAACGCCCTTCTCTCCGTCCACCCTTCCATCGGAACCCTCGTTTTGCCTTTTCCGGCGAATCAAAATCTCCCGGCCGGCGTCGAGAACGTCAAGGAACTCCCGCCCGATGGTTTCCGCCACATGATGCGGAATCTCCGGGAGCTTAGGGGCGAAATCGTCGAGTGGTTTCGCCGCCACCCTTCGCCGCCGACGGCCATAGTTTCCGACCTGTTCCTCGGCTTCACCAACGACGTCGCCGCCGAGGTCGGCGTCCGCCGCTACGTTTTCTCTTCCTCCGGCGCCTTCGCCCTCTCCGTTATTTATAGTCTCTGGCGAGAAATGCCCAAGAGAGAGAATCCTAACGACGACGGAGAGGTTCTCCGGTTCCCGGATATTCCCAGCTGCCCGGAGTTTCCCTGGTGGCAGATATCTCCGGTGTACCGGAACTACGCCGACGGGGACCAAAATGATGAATTCTTCAGAGAATGTTTTCTTGCCAACATACTGAGTTATGGACTCGTGTGCAACTCGTTCACTGAGTTGGAACGTGTTTATTTTAAGCATTTAATGGAGTATTTGGGCCATGATAGGGTTTGGGCCGTAGGCCCATTACTGCCCTTGGAAAAAGGGCAAGCAGAGAGAGGTGGGCTTAGTTCAATCTCAACTACTGATATAATATCTTGGCTTGACTCTTGCCAAGATAACTCTGTGGTGTATGTTTGCTTTGGTAGTCAATCAATTCTAACCAATCAGCAGATGGAAGCAATAGCATTGGGGTTGGAGAAAAGTGGGGTAAGGTTTATATGGTCAACGAGGGGCCCGACGAAGGGACACGTGGAAGAAGGATATAACTCGATACCTCCTGGTTTTGAAGATCGTGTGGCGGGGAGAGGGATGGTGATCAAGGGATGGGCACCGCAAGTTTTGATACTCCAGCACCAAGCCGTTGGTGCATTCTTAAGTCATTGCGGTTGGAATTCGACGTTAGAAGGAATAGTAGCTGGAGTTCCGTTGTTAACTTGGCCAATGGGGGCCGATCAATACACTAACGCAATTCTCATAGCGGATGAACATAGAATTGGAACTAGAGCGAGTGAGGGTGACGAAACGGTTCCTAACTCGGACGAGTTGGCTCAAATACTAATTGATTCTCTGAGTCAAGAAGGGAAAGGAGTTGAACAGAGAGAGCGTGCATTACACTTGCGCCAAACAACAATGGATAGTGTCAACAAGGGTGGAGATTCATTCAACAATTTGGAGGACTTTGTGATGCACTTGTTTGAAGAGGCTTCCAAAATGTAA